A genomic region of Megalobrama amblycephala isolate DHTTF-2021 linkage group LG6, ASM1881202v1, whole genome shotgun sequence contains the following coding sequences:
- the cdc16 gene encoding cell division cycle protein 16 homolog, with protein sequence MNLDRLRKRVRHYIDQQQYQSALFWADKVASLSHEDPQDIYWLAQCLYLTAQYHRASHALRSRKLDKLYGACQYLAARCHYAAKEYQQALDILDMEEAASKRLMDKNVKEDNGSRETVKEWEMSPASINSSICLLRGKIYDAMDNRPLATSSYKEALKLDVYCFEAFDLLTSHHMLTAQEEKDFLDSLPLSQQCTEEEVELLRFLFENKLKKYNKPSEMVVPDIVNGLQDNLDVVVSLAERHYYNCDFKMCYSLTSMVMVKDPFHANCLPVHIGTLVELSKANELFYLSHKLVDLYPSNPVSWFAVGCYYLMVGHKNEHARRYLSKATTLERTYGPAWIAYGHSFAVESEHDQAMAAYFTAAQLMKGCHLPMLYIGLEYGLTNNPKLAERFFSQALSIAPEDPFVIHEVAVVAFQNGDYKTAEKLFLDAMDKIKAIGNEVTVDKWEPLLNNLGHVCRKLKKYEQALEYHRQALVLIPQNASTYSAIGYVHSLMGDFESAIDYFHTALGLKRDDTFSVTMLGHCIEMYISDSDAYIGTDIKDKVRKTLSTPALMKMLNTSTDGNESRAQPVEEVNVCLETPSFNADKQTDAFQRFLLECDMHESDMMLETSMSDTST encoded by the exons ATGAATCTTGACAGGCTTCGTAAAAGAGTGAGGCACTACATTGATCAG CAACAGTATCAAAGTGCTCTGTTCTGGGCTGACAAAGTAGCATCCTTATCACATG AGGATCCTCAAGATATTTATTGGTTAGCGCAGTGCCTTTATTTGACAGCGCAGTATCACAGAGCCTCTCATGCGCTCAGATCTCGCAAACTTGACAAG ttgtATGGAGCCTGTCAGTATCTAGCTGCAAGATGTCAT TATGCTGCCAAAGAATATCAACAAGCTCTGGACATACTGGACATGGAGGAAGCAGCCAGTAAAAGACTAATGGACAAGAATGTAAAGGAGGATAATGGCTCGAGGGAAACCGTAAAGGAATGGGAAATGTCTCCTGCCTCA ATCAATAGTTCCATCTGTCTCCTGCGGGGGAAGATCTATGATGCCATGGACAACAGACCCCTAGCCACGTCTAGCTACAAAGAGGCCTTGAAACTGGACGTCTACTGCTTTGAAGCCTTTGACCTTTTGACGTCCCATCACATGTTGACCGCCCAAGAGG AAAAAGATTTCTTGGATTCTCTGCCCTTAAGTCAACAGTGTACAGAAGAAGAAGTGGAATTGCTGCGTTTcctttttgaaaataagttaAAGAAG TATAACAAACCTAGTGAGATGGTCGTCCCAGATATAGTCAATGGTCTCCAGGACAACTTGGATGTTGTCGTCTCCCTCGCAGAGCGACATTATTACAACTGTGACTTTAAAATGTGCTACTCTCTTACATCAAT GGTTATGGTAAAAGACCCATTTCATGCCAACTGTTTACCAGTGCACATAGGAACCCTCGTAGAGCTGAGCAAAGCAAATG AGTTGTTTTACCTGTCTCATAAACTGGTGGATTTGTATCCCAGCAATCCA GTTTCGTGGTTTGCTGTTGGATGTTACTACCTCATGGTTGGGCATAAAAATGAACATGCAAGGCGGTATCTCAG TAAAGCAACCACGCTGGAGCGCACATACGGACCGGCATGGATAGCATACGGTCACTCGTTTGCTGTGGAGAGCGAGCACGATCAGGCCATGGCTGCTTACTTCACTGCTGCCCAGCTCATGAAAGG ATGTCACCTGCCCATGCTCTACATTGGTCTGGAGTATGGACTCACTAACAACCCCAAGCTGGCAGAACGTTTCTTTAGCCAGGCCCTCAGCATCGCACCTGAAGACCCCTTTGTCATACATGAGGTAGCTGTGGTTGCCTTCCAAAATGGAGA TTATAAAACAGCCGAGAAGTTGTTTCTAGATGCTATGGACAAGATCAAAGCCATTGGAAATGAG GTAACAGTAGACAAATGGGAGCCGCTCTTAAACAATTTGGGTCATGTGTGTCGAAAATTGAA GAAATACGAACAAGCTCTCGAATACCACAGGCAAGCTTTGGTCCTCATCCCACAGAATGCCTCTACTTACTCAGCCATCGGTTACGTGCACAGCCTCATGGGAGATTTTGAGAGCGCCATTGACTACTTTCACACT GCACTTGGTCTTAAAAGGGATGACACATTTTCCGTAACCATGCTGGGCCACTGCATTGAGATGTATATCAGCGATTCGGATGCTTACATTG GAACTGACATTAAAGACAAAGTGAGAAAGACCCTCAGCACTCCAGCACTGATGAAGATGCTCAACACTTCTACCGACGGCAACGAGAGCAGAGCGCAACCCGTAGAAGAGGTGAACGTGTGCCTGGAAACGCCTTCTTTTAACGCTGACAAACAAACCGATGCGTTCCAGCGCTTCCTCTTAGAATGTGACATGCATGAGAGCGACATGATGCTGGAGACGTCCATGTCTGACACCAGCACGTGA